The genomic DNA GACATTTTTAACTGAGGTTGGTAGAGACAACTTAAATTGATTATGGTAAAGGGAGAGCACGGTCTCGTTGacgttttttaaactttaaatctTCATATGCTATTTGCGTGCTTTGGGAGACAATATAGTATTGTATATGCCAAATATGAGTTATAATCGGTTACAGAACTACATAAATGTAAGTATTATTGAATACTACAGTTTTGATGACTTGTTGACAATTCTCCCGATAGCCGGATGCACGAAACCGGAAGAGACCCAGATTTTTTCCGGTCAAGGACtggtattttaaatatgtatataaatacaaattaagtcaattttaaaaatattgcttttagttcaaagaaattttaaagaaattgagCAATATCACGAGTTAATGGatatcatttaaattattaattacatttacGTATTTTTATTCTCAATTTGAATAATGACTTTTTGATCATACTATTATTTGTGTTCAACGAATGAAATAGAAGCCGCTACAGATAAGCAAAGGAACAGGACaatattaaagatttttaaatatgtgCTGTTCTATAATTGTTTTggtttgttaatattttattaaagaaattaaatttttagcgaAATCGCAGTGCTTGTCATTATTTACAATCGTAAATGTAATACATAACCAAATACTGCCGATACATACCTCATTTATTAGCTTATTTTTTTGATTCTCAAGTACCTTCACCGAGCGTTGCTCCTTGTTAAGCGCAAAGCGTAAATTATGTTGATCTATCATTGATTGAAAAAGCTGTTCTTTGGTTTGGCTCAGTATATCAGTAAGTGCCTCAAGTTCCTTGCTTTTAATTGCCAGATCTTGCTCAAGAAGTACACGTTCCGCTCTTAAACTAATCACATTGGTGTTAAGATTTTCACAAGAAGACTTTgcctgcataacgctttccaaCGAACACTTGAGTTGACAAGCGAGCTCATCATTTCGCTTCTGTTCGACCCGAAACAGTGTGTTGTAAACATGAATCTGATTTTTGGCCTTTTGTGACTACTCGAaggttatacatacatacatataatttgcAAAACACATTTATATGAGTTGTATTCTTACTCCTTTTTTAAGGTCTTCTACTTTCAATAACAAACGTTTCACATCCTCGCGACGGCGACGCCAGGCATTCAGCATAATCGTGGCAAAAATACGCATACTAGCTAAACGAAGCTCAGTATCCGCTGCACAGGTATAATACTCCCCATTTTTTGAGTTTGCACACTTAAGATATAGACCATTGGTCTGCTCAGCGACTATTGGATTATCACTGGGTGAAAATTCTATATGTCTCGAAACATTTGAATAATTATTAGGAAATTGCTTGGTTATTGAGAAAGTGCtgtgtatattttgaaaattatcctTTGACAAAGTCAATCCTTCCCTTCGATTGGAGTCTAAGTCCATAGTACTGGTGAACATTATTCCCAACTTGGTGAACCAAAAAGCTAATAAATATCATCCAAACTAGATGAATATAGTATATTGTTTACATACCTAGGCTTTGGGTTCATTCGCTAacggaaataatttttactatgCACTATAAACTGCACTCGTATGCAAAATTGCATTAATTTAGTTatcgaaatttcaaatttaaatatatgtagtttACGAATATTTATAAATCACATAACCACTCCAATAGTGCGAATTTTTTAAGACTTTGACTATAATAATTTACTAAGACTAGTGGAAAATTGAAACAGTTAAATGATTTACCAAAAACTGAATGTTGCTTCAAAATTTTTccgatttttatgaaataaagatATATTGAGTTTGAATGCAAATGTTACttctacttatacatacatatgtacataaatcagaaattaataaacaaagtaTTTGACAGGAAAAAGCTTTTATATTGAGATTTTACCTCTTCTGGAAGAACTAAAAATACACCATAGATTTAAGTTTTGATCTGTCAGAtagaaatttggaaatatttgaaacaatgtggttatttaaaaaaaaaatcgtagttTCTCAGTCCCCATACCTCGAAATCCCCGCTGGATGTCGTCAAGGCGCTTGTTTTTCCCCTCtgttgtacaatatatgtacgtactcGTATATACTGCAGATTTTCGCCAATGGAATGAATCTCCTACATCAATATTTTCCGATAACACTGCTATTTTAATTTCTGAGGAACTTTCTGTAGTTATGAATAATCACTAAATTACAATCAGCTTTTAACGTTTTGCATAATTATTTCTCTAAATGGAAGATTCTTGTAAGCTTTGAATCTGCACCTTCTTGCTAATATAGAGCTGGTGTCTGGCAGACTTTATAAACTTAAACAGTTTATTAACACATACATAATTGAACTCGTTTCCTAACCATAGTGTaagcttttattatattattaattttttttcttctaccaTGTTTTATTCCTTAATTTTGCCCTctaattatatgtatttcatatTAAGCTTATATCATAATAatcattattataattaagcAGATAAGACAATTATGTCTAAACTCTTATATTAGTCGACACCACTTTTGTATACTTAAAtttgtcaataaataaatgaaacataTGGTTGTTAAACTTTGGAATAACATAGAAAAATCTCGAAATGTATGTCTTTGTAAATCTCTAAAAGCATAAGTGGAATCACGGCTAATGTAAAATAGCACTAGCCATTGTTGATTTAAAGTAGATATGTACTGAGAACTATACGATAGGAGAAAAAGCCGACCTTTTCTCTTTTTCAATAGGTTCTCATTCACTTTCACCTTCGCATTGAAATGAGGTTCTtgtccaattcaaggacattgttGTTTTCACAaagtgaaaaatcaataaaaccgTAAAACACGTGTTGTATTTCAGCTTACTAATGTATGTAGATGttctgtatgtatttgtataacaTATTTCATAGCAATgaataatcatatttttttataccctgaacagggtatattaagtttgccacgaagtttgtaacaccctgaaggaaacgtcggagaccctataaaatatatacataaatgatcagcatgatgagctgagttgatttagccatgtccgtctgtctgtctgtccgtctgtccgttgatatatacaaactagtccctcagtttttatgctatcgatctgaaatattgcacctgtctttttctatcaaagaagctgctcatttgtcggaacggccgatatcggaccactatagcatatagctgccatacaaactgaacaatcggaatcaagtgtttgtatggaaaactctttcatttgacgaggtatcttcacgaaatttggcacggattattatttgaggcaacaatgtaatctccatataaattattcagatcggatgactatagcatatagctgccatacaaactgaacaatcggaatcaagtgcttatatgggaaactctttcattcgacgaggtatcttcacgaaatttggcacggattattatttgaggcaacaatgtaatctctgaagaaattatttagatcggatgactataacattcagcaaactgaacaatcggaatgaagtgctagtatggaaaactctttcatttgacgaggtatcttcacgaaatttggcatgtaatattatttaaagcattaatctaatcttcgaagaaattgtatagatcagatgactatagcatatagctgccatattaactgaacgatcggagtaaagtgcttgcatggaaaatttttatatttgacgaggtatcttcacgaaattaggcacgagttattgtttaaggcaacaaattattctccacagaaattggtcagatcagatcactatatcatatagctgcgttcggaatcaagttcttgtaaggtgcctttgtatttgtgaagggtattatagcttcggtgcaaccgaagttaacgttttttattgtttttgtatattttgtatatctGGTCTTGGTTGTGCCACTCGATGATTAAAAAAgtcatattatttatataaaagtacttTCATAAGGGAAAAAGTGGAATCAGGAGGAAGTCTTGTCTACAATAATCTTTTGACGCTACACAGTTAAAATGCTATGATGAGTGTAAACATCTTATTCCAAGAAACCAACAATGACTCATGCTAGCTTTTCGAAGGATAACGATCTGAAATGTGTGGAAATGTATGTGTAATTAGGTAGGAGACAGCCAAGAATATCCATTCGTACATGGCcgtcatttatgtatgtatgcactcaTGTATGTAACCATGCCATGTGTTTTGATAGAGccaaaaaagctttccattCACAAAAGCTGCACCATTCGCTGCTACCCAAATATTTGCTTGTATCGTGAGAAATAGTGagagaatgtatgtatatagtgagTGTTAAAAAGTAAAGCCATATGGTGAGTTTTCGATAGTGTATTATAACCGCCATATCACGTATGAGTCACATAGTTGTACAcataatgttatattatatatcaaagcTGTACAattatttgttgctattgtaccattaaaatattaatacaaattgTCGAAATTTTTAAGGATTTATATGGATAATATGTATATCGGCGTGTCTTCCCAATTTATAAATGAAGAGCGGGAAAACGTGGACTTTTATAAATGGTACCTCTTTGAGGTAATCCAATATCAATCAGAAAATGACTTCTGAATCCAATTAAGGAAAAGCTATATATATACGAAAGAACCAAACAAAGCAATTATTGAGTAGCGTAAAATATTTACAGAGTTTTCGTAATAATCATAAggtctaaaaaaaaatacgaaaatgtatatatttctgtcTTGTCACAGTTAAGGCTTTATTTTAAAAGGAGTCCACCATGTAGAACTGTATCTCAAGTATTTTAGGCGAAGTCATTTAGAGTCCATATAGCACTGTGACTCAGATGTTTGAGACGAAGTCATTTAGAGGCGGCTCAATTTGTTAAGATACTGAAAAACTGAGTCTTTATATGAGAAACTAGATTCTTACATATCCTccttatcattatacatatttgataaatctATAGTTTacagtttacatacatattatgtatatattaaacgaATTTTAGGAATtcatgtaaattattaaaataaacttaacttTTACGCCACGGTAAATTATCTTTTGTGTCCGCAATCCCATGCCCGTCACTGcaccattttcacagtgtggtACTGAGTTTGGATTTGGTAAACTATTTCAAAAAGTGATAACTCAGTATAGATAATTATACTTTCAgtataaaatttcttcaaaatttctgGTGCAATTTTGTTACTGAGGTGTTTTCTATTTCAGTATAGTTTCATATCTATCctaaagcatatacatatttatttcaaatatgtttATGTGAGCTTTTGATTAGTTAGAAGTTATTCCATGGTTTAATACCGTTCAGTGAACAAACATTAGCATTCGACTCCAAGTGTACGAGCCGTCAACGATCGTGACTAGCTCAACTGACGAGTGAATTTACTTccaaatttatatacatgtgtacgtaTAATAGTTATATAGTATCTACATCTACATATGTTCGTATAAAACGATAGCCGAGATGATAACCCTATGTAACATGTGacgtacaacaacaatgatagTAATAAAGGGAGGTGGCTTAGAGAGTGTAGAGCACCGAAGCTCTGGAATGGACAAGACTCTCAAAATTTTTAAGAGAtcggtttattaaaaattgtaccTTTAGTCCGCGTTTTGCTTTCACGCTGTTTCGTTGACGTTTGTTACTGAGTTCACAGTGGCGGAGTGTTTTAATGTCGTTGACGTGTTTTACAGTTTGTTGATTTGTATTTATcggataaaattttttcatagttGATTTTGTGAGTGAATATACACTTCTGAaatgagtaaaattaaaaaaaatgtgatttaTGTAAGTTACGAGCAATATAAAGCAGAAAGATATTGATTAAATGTATACCACGCGAACATATTGCTAACGGATtcgtatacacacacatgtgcatatacgtatacatatacacacgtatggaatatataatatataaaaaaatatgtgcatatatatatggatatttatatatgttttagcaAGCTCACAGTCAGCCGACTGGCCCTTTTCCTATTGATGTCCAACAGAATGTTCATAAAATAGGCAACAAATTCTTGTTGGATTACAAATCCAAACCActggtataaaaatgttttaaaattggtataaATCTCATGTTTTTCAGTCTAATTGGATTTTATGTGTAGACAGGAATTTCTAGTTGCAAACTGGTGAATTTCCCGTCTCGTTtgatcagagaatgttaatgaatagagaaggcgcaaatgttaaatcaaatctttttgagtactacaAGTTATTTATAGTTTTCACATGAGGGAACAGCGAAAAATataacatcgaaaaaaaaatacaccacgcaatgtgtgAAACGGGGGAAAACTATAAATAGACACATCGAATATtcttaaattgttgtttttaatttcccTGATATGACAAAAAgttcataatttatatttacaaataatctCTTGAATTAAAATGGAGGATTATTAGTAAAACcgcagaataaaataaatatttaatatgtagataaattcttcaactcatgtatgtgcgtatgcttattgagcaaaggataataataaaactgtggcTAAAGCGGCCGCGTTCCCACTTTTGAGGTGGCTTATGTATGtctcattaacattctctggttatatgtaatgtgtgtttgtaaataCGTACattaacatatacacatataaatgttatattatacattcagtGCAATTACGGCTTATTTATACCGATCACGTATTCCCGTCAACGAAAGTTACCAGTAAATACTTAATAAACATATGTGTTAGTGTGCGAAAATCTACTGAGAGTAAAAGAATATGATATACGAATAAGTGAGAAAAAGTGAAACAGTGAACTaggaattaatatttaaaataactacAATTAGAGAACTTGGAGATTAAACAGGATATgaaaaaaaaggtaaatttaCACATCTTAAATTCgccacaaaaataatattattatggattcatatgtattattgaaaattgtatatccTTTCAATCTTAGGCTATTTAAGGGGAATTGTAGTCATCaacatttatttaaagataAATTCTTAACTGATGATATTCATATAAGAACCTAGTATATGGAGAAATAAGTTAGTGTAagcaattacatatgtatgtatatagacatGAGAAAAGCGGCAGATGAGATGGaagtattttcacatttttatattgttcCTTATTTATGTGCGGATTTTGCAGAATTTGAGATATGGCTATGAATTTTGGACCAATACTAGCGCTTGTTACTTTCTAATGATTAAGACAATTTGGCAACATTTTATGTTTTAGAATATTATGCATTTAGATTTTGTATAATCCATAACAATGTGCtgtctttttatgtttttatagtTTTGATTTCGTAAACAGCTTTATTAAAACATACCCAGACCAAAcgagtttttgttgttattgctaaacGTATCAATACTATTTAAAATAGCGTCACCCACTATCAAAAACGAATAcacttgcataaatatttatttgcatgcaCGTTCCTAAGTCAAtatgataaatttaaaagtaaagtaaaaattattaggTCGTGTATTACTCTGGACTTTCCCACAAGTTTCATTATGATTGACTCACAACTCGGCAACACAGCTACATGCTGGATcatgctatatatgtatatgtatgtgcatttgtatatattattagctttcaattttcaaataatgtatgtatgtatatacatatctattaaCAAAGTAAtagtaatattaatatacatacataataaatatgtttttgcaTCTCACAGTTTAAACAAAagatttttgattaatttagtAACATcattaaaattgcttaaaacaaACCTTTTAGGTATTGTTTAGAAATTTGGGTTTGCATATAAAATCAAatgattttaagtaaaaaacaaaaatatttaagaaatattcaGAAATTGTCTATTTTTTCACACTTTACTTCGATCAGATTATTCGTTTTGATTGCGTGCCGAAGTTGTAACATCTTTGTTTCTCCTCGTAATCGAGGCAATCGTGTGGTATTAGGCTTAAAAGCTGAGTGCAAGACAGGTTTCAGCTTCCACAACGGactatagcaaaaaaaaaaagtaaaatacaaGTACATTGTAAAGTAgctatctacatacatatgtatatacatatgtacataaaaaatattcacggtaaaataatcaaatgaatattggtatatacatacatatatgtatgtaaatatgcaggGTATGGgtcaaaatgttataataatatactcgtACTATATTTGCATGCATGTAATGgaacatacctacatattatAGAGttaatactaaaataaaatttattcaaaattattctttaaagtttttcaaaccCTCATCCTATGTAAAGGGTTTTGATTGTTTTTGTAatctttaattaaaacttttatatgGTGAATAATACACCATTACACACAAAAGTAATAAAtgcagaaaatattatattaacatatatttattattgaaccCTACTGTGTATACAAACGTATTTAGTCTTTCACACAATGAACGTTACTGAAATTCATCCGTTAATTCAATTGAATAACATAGATTACATAGCTCGGCGCATGTAAATAGAATGGTACTTATAAAAAATTCAGATGTACAATCCTTATTATTCAATGTATATTAAATTGTGAACCATATCAACCATACAGGTACGTGGTGttgcaaaatttaaacattACAATGAAGGTGTACTAcgattattgttatttattaacgtttttacttaaaatacgATCAACACCACACCTTTCGAGAGCAGTCAATGTAAATTAGCCAAAATACctacaaatataaaaactttttactattactctcttcttctttttaataaaatttattaacattctctggcaaAACTTTGTTATCATGTGTGAGAAAGCTTTCAACAATTCcctcattttttatatgtaattaacaataaaactgGAAAAGCTTTTCTAGGTTCAACGCTCACTAGTTTCGAATGAAGAGAACATTTAATGTGTGTTTGAAATGATTCGTCGCTTATCGGCGCATAGCGTGCATTAGGGCAgcattaacaataacaaaaaaaaagtcaaatacttgatatgcatatgcatacatacatatgtacatatgtgcatatgtgtataaatgttaATACCCTGTAAATAATTGTGTGAATAATCTTTAAAGAGAGTATACCCGGATTattctttatttctttatacatatattaattaatcTCGAACGAATTACTTTAGAATATAGTCAGAGATAAATTTGaatctttgtttacatttctcaTCAATGCTACCATTTACCAGAAATTGCCCTTCTGACCGATTTTTCACGTTAAGTCTTCAGGAAGTCAGTGGTCAGATATTCCTTTGCGAATAATCGCGGACTCACTCCGCATTTTTTGCAGGGTATTCATTAATATGTGggcacatatctatatatatatatatatatgtatacttatgtatatatattatatgaatagaCAAATGAGTATTACTCCAATAATAGCAAGTAAAGTTATTTACAAGGAATTGCTAAAACCAAACCGAGCGATACATCAACCGACGCTACTCGCAAGCATATCtaccgtatgtatgtatgtacatacatatatatctgataTTTGGTGTGTGCATTCAAAATAGGTGCAAGAATTTCCAACTCAATTCATTGTCGACTTAACTTCAATGGTGAACGGTTGTGAGTGCGGCTTATtaatcaaacatacatacgatGTACACTCGTATGTATGAAGTTAGCAACTGCT from Bactrocera oleae isolate idBacOlea1 chromosome 3, idBacOlea1, whole genome shotgun sequence includes the following:
- the LOC106614938 gene encoding tropomyosin isoform X1, which gives rise to MFTSTMDLDSNRREGLTLSKDNFQNIHSTFSITKQFPNNYSNVSRHIEFSPSDNPIVAEQTNGLYLKCANSKNGEYYTCAADTELRLASMRIFATIMLNAWRRRREDVKRLLLKVEDLKKGSQKAKNQIHVYNTLFRVEQKRNDELACQLKCSLESVMQAKSSCENLNTNVISLRAERVLLEQDLAIKSKELEALTDILSQTKEQLFQSMIDQHNLRFALNKEQRSVKVLENQKNKLINELYQLTNESRETEDKYRTEMVRKEIDCERANGKVKLLEAKLNDLKEKSRKLDKSADNEKRLRRETESLQKTVATLQEALENTFVERFYRCWDKMRMYQYKGLHVAQMCLYCLLPAVPLPTTCPKQNNNLFSQTEDDSKTFRF
- the LOC106614938 gene encoding tropomyosin isoform X2 gives rise to the protein MFTSTMDLDSNRREGLTLSKDNFQNIHSTFSITKQFPNNYSNVSRHIEFSPSDNPIVAEQTNGLYLKCANSKNGEYYTCAADTELRLASMRIFATIMLNAWRRRREDVKRLLLKVEDLKKGSQKAKNQIHVYNTLFRVEQKRNDELACQLKCSLESVMQAKSSCENLNTNVISLRAERVLLEQDLAIKSKELEALTDILSQTKEQLFQSMIDQHNLRFALNKEQRSVKLYQLTNESRETEDKYRTEMVRKEIDCERANGKVKLLEAKLNDLKEKSRKLDKSADNEKRLRRETESLQKTVATLQEALENTFVERFYRCWDKMRMYQYKGLHVAQMCLYCLLPAVPLPTTCPKQNNNLFSQTEDDSKTFRF